In a genomic window of Chrysemys picta bellii isolate R12L10 chromosome 1, ASM1138683v2, whole genome shotgun sequence:
- the LOC135980813 gene encoding myb/SANT-like DNA-binding domain-containing protein 1 yields the protein MQSSPAVMAVQSQNRKRAPAWTDREVLDLIAVWGDESVLSELRSKKRNAKIYEKISKDMSERGYSRDATQCRMKIKELRQGYQKTKEANGLSGSHPQTSRFYEALHSILGAAATTTPPLTVDSEDGILSTAGSSDMLADRKDEEGDEEDEAVDSAYNADFPDSQDLFITLTEIPYQPSPAVNPDTESGEGSATTSATVSQPSLASHSQRLAQIRRRKKRTREDMFSELMGCSRAQAAQQTQWRENLSQMHQAHMEREERWRQEDQQATQTLLRLMSEQTDTLRRLVDVLQERRQEDRAPLQSICNRPPPPPSPIPPSPKVQRRRGGRVRANSHSTPADSSSSRRLSFPKI from the exons atgcagagctctccagcagtgatggccgtgcaatctcagaatagaaagagggccccagcatggactgatcgggaagtcttggatctgatcgctgtgtggggcgatgagtccgtgctttccgagctgcgctccaagaaacggaatgcaaagatctacgagaagatctctaaagacatgtcagagagaggatacagccgggatgcaacgcagtgccgcatgaaaatcaaggagctgagacaaggctaccagaagaccaaagaggcaaacggactctccggatcccatccccagacatcccgtttctacgaggcactgcattccatcctaggtgcggcagCCACCACTAcaccaccactgaccgtggactctgaggatgggatattgtccacggccggttcctcggacatgttagcggacaggaaagatgaggaaggagatgaggaggacgaggcagtcgacagcgcttacaacgctgatttccccgacagccaggatctcttcatcacccttacagagatcccctaccaaccgtccccagccgttaacccggacacagaatctggggaaggatcagcca ccacatctgcgactgtctcacaacctagcctggcatcacactcccagaggctagcgcagattaggcgtaggaagaagaggacacgggaggacatgttctcggagcttatgggctgctcccgagcccaggcagcacagcagacccagtggcgggagaacttgtcccaaatgcaccaagcacacatggaacgggaggagaggtggcggcaggaagaccagcaggcgactcaaacgctgcttagACTAATGAgcgagcaaacggacacgctccggcgccttgtggatgttctgcaggaacggaggcaggaggacagagccccgctgcagtctatctgtaaccgccctcccccgccaccaagtcccatacccccctcacccaaagtgcaaagaaggaggggcggcagagtccgtgcaaactctcactccacccctgcagacagctctagtagtagaaggctctcattccccaaaatttga